A single genomic interval of Gossypium raimondii isolate GPD5lz chromosome 11, ASM2569854v1, whole genome shotgun sequence harbors:
- the LOC105761330 gene encoding putative disease resistance protein RGA4, with protein sequence MAEAIAFDIAAELIIKLSSRALSQVGLWWNLKHDIHDLKRTVCQIKAVLLDAEEKSVTDNLVKVWLEELKDVLYDADDLLDDFSTEALRKDVSGGDKLTKEVRLFFSSSNQLAYGLKMGRKMKAIKARLASIESEANTFGFIPRDRPAETSFMTKRRQQTHSFEREDDIIGRDDDKAALLKLVLEFQSEENVYIIPIVGFGGLGKTALALLVYNHEMVKNHFDLTMFACVSDDFDVKVIVANIIKSVTNQAPDQNLEMDQLQKQLRDKIDGKKYLLVLDDNWNEDPERWSRLKKLLMGGAKGSRIIVTTRSLRVAEITNKCQSHILKLKGLSDDDGWSLFKKIAFEQGYADSTNSAFVEVGRQISERCGGVPLAIRTIAGTLSLKKTANEWHSFKENELAKISQIEGEILPILKLSYDHLPSHLKHCFAYCRLYPKDYRIEVQALVQFWIAQGFIKQLNQSQSLEEIGFGYFKDLVERSFFQEVGERDSWEGLTCKMHDLMHDLAESVAGMESSIVDSNKIASDVGEKCRHISINPLLIPSLLPLFKGKKLRTLLHFQDRKNQDLSYETWDLIIANCRCLRVLKLNSIGIQKISPSICKLKHLRHLDLSYNPGLKILPKSICKIQNLLALKLDWCTGLQELPKKIEKLVNLTHLGCEACFRLTHMPHGIGKLTSLETLSRFVVDKDGSHGGADLSELRLLNNLRGRLEITNLGFVKNAKEKFKAANLKEKQHLRSLVLQWNVNVDIDDEDDDEKSLEDLQPHPNLKELFIAGWRGDAEFPSWISFLTNLVRIKIMGRGGKFKHLPSFAQFRCLKGLEIHDCTKLEYMDDNSPKGSQGEPQSFFPSLKHLLLVNCPNMKSWWRTIKPIDDDSNEDDTIVMGTSTMAFPCLSTLWIVNCPLTLMPLYPSLDDKLELRNTSSRPLKQTIKTNINAKAPSTSTSSLPLSKLKSFDVHNIEGLDTHTLDECLQHLTSLKRLTIGDCKEVDLEGIQWEPLKNLPHLEIDNIPKLVSLPIWLQHLVQLKTLKIRNCNGLRSLLPVFQQLTFLEVFEVKNCKELELSGAGIQIFQDHTSLRSLWLQNIPKCRHLPEWLQHLTNLQRLYLFNLPNLTSLPDEMSCLTSLKYLQIIEIPQLEERCRKDIGTDWQKIAHIPNIWMF encoded by the coding sequence ATGGCCGAAGCAATTGCTTTTGACATTGCCGCAGAGCTCATTATTAAGTTGAGCTCTCGTGCTCTCTCTCAAGTTGGGCTGTGGTGGAATCTAAAACATGACATCCACGACCTCAAACGCACTGTCTGTCAAATCAAAGCTGTGCTTCTTGACGCAGAAGAGAAATCGGTGACCGACAATCTCGTCAAAGTTTGGCTTGAAGAGCTGAAAGATGTACTTTATGATGCCGACGACTTGCTCGATGATTTCTCTACTGAAGCTTTGCGGAAAGATGTATCGGGTGGGGACAAGCTGACGAAAGAGGTACGCCTTTTCTTCTCAAGCTCAAACCAATTAGCTTATGGTCTTAAAATGGGTCGGAAAATGAAGGCCATTAAGGCGAGATTAGCTTCAATTGAAAGTGAGGCCAACACTTTTGGCTTCATTCCGCGTGATCGCCCCGCGGAAACCTCTTTCATGACTAAAAGGAGGCAGCAAACGCACTCTTTTGAGCGTGAAGATGACATAATAGGGAGGGATGATGATAAAGCAGCTCTTCTAAAACTCGTGCTGGAGTTTCAAAGTGAAGAGAATGTTTATATCATTCCAATTGTGGGGTTTGGAGGGTTAGGGAAGACTGCTTTGGCCCTACTTGTCTATAACCATGAAATGGtcaaaaatcattttgactTAACGATGTTTGCGTGTGTTTCAGATGATTTTGATGTGAAAGTTATTGTAGCAAACATTATCAAATCTGTGACTAATCAAGCACCTGATCAAAATCTTGAAATGGATCAATTGCAAAAACAACTTCGAGATAAAATTGATGGgaaaaaatatttgcttgtttTGGATGACAATTGGAATGAGGACCCAGAAAGGTGGTCTAGGCTAAAGAAGTTATTGATGGGTGGGGCTAAAGGGAGTAGGATAATAGTAACTACTCGATCTCTAAGGGTAGCGGAGATAACCAATAAATGTCAATCccatattttgaaattgaaaggcTTGTCTGATGATGATGGTTGGTCTTTGTTCAAAAAGATAGCATTTGAGCAAGGATATGCGGACTCAACAAATTCAGCCTTTGTGGAAGTAGGGAGACAGATTTCGGAAAGGTGTGGTGGAGTTCCCTTAGCCATAAGGACAATAGCTGGTACATTATCTTTGAAGAAAACTGCAAATGAGTGGCATTCTTTCAAAGAAAACGAACTTGctaaaatatcacaaattgaAGGAGAAATTCTTCCTATACTGAAATTGAGTTATGATCATCTCCCGTCTCATTTGAAGCATTGCTTTGCTTATTGCCGATTGTATCCAAAAGATTACAGAATTGAAGTACAAGCGCTTGTTCAATTTTGGATTGCACAGGGTTTCATAAAGCAATTGAATCAAAGTCAATCTCTCGAGGAGATCGGGTTTGggtattttaaagatttagttGAAAGAAGTTTCTTCCAAGAAGTAGGAGAAAGAGATTCATGGGAAGGGCTAACATGTAAAATGCATGATTTAATGCATGATCTAGCTGAATCAGTAGCAGGGATGGAGAGTAGTATTGTAGATTCAAATAAAATTGCAAGTGATGTTGGTGAAAAATGTCGCCACATATCAATTAATCCTTTATTAATTCCTTCATTATTACCTTTGTTTAAGGGAAAGAAGTTGCGAACCTTGTTACATTTTCAAGACAGAAAAAATCAAGATTTGAGCTATGAAACTTGGGATTTGATAATTGCAAATTGTAGATGCTTGCGTGTATTGAAATTGAATTCTATAGGTATTCAAAAGATTTCACCCTCCATTTGTAAGTTGAAACATTTGAGGCACCTTGATCTTTCTTATAATCCCGGTCTTAAGATTCTCCCAAAGAGTATTTGCAAGATTCAGAATTTGCTAGCGCTGAAACTTGACTGGTGTACTGGGCTTCAAGAATTGCCAAAGAAGATTGAAAAATTGGTGAATCTTACCCATCTTGGGTGTGAAGCTTGTTTTCGTTTAACTCATATGCCACATGGAATAGGGAAGCTGACTTCACTTGAGACGTTAAGCAGGTTTGTAGTGGATAAAGATGGGTCCCATGGCGGTGCAGATCTAAGTGAATTGAGACTGCTTAACAACTTAAGGGGACGTCTAGAAATAACAAATTTGGGATTcgtaaaaaatgcaaaagagAAGTTTAAGGCTGCTAATTTGAAAGAGAAGCAACATTTGAGATCGTTGGTTTTACAATGGAATGTGAATGttgatattgatgatgaagatgatgatgagaaGTCACTTGAAGACCTCCAGCCCCATCCTAATCTCAAGGAGCTCTTTATTGCAGGATGGAGGGGTGATGCTGAGTTTCCAAGTTGGATTTCTTTTCTCACAAATCTCGTCCGTATTAAAATAATGGGTCGTGGTGGTAAATTCAAACATCTCCCATCCTTTGCTCAATTTCGTTGTCTTAAAGGGCTGGAGATACATGATTGTACTAAGCTGGAGTACATGGATGATAATAGCCCAAAAGGAAGTCAAGGAGAACCACAATCATTCTTCCCATCACTAAAGCATCTTCTCCTTGTGAATTGCCCAAATATGAAGAGTTGGTGGAGGACGATAAAACCAATCGATGATGATTCCAACGAGGACGACACAATAGTTATGGGAACATCAACCATGGCATTTCCTTGTCTTTCCACTTTATGGATTGTAAATTGCCCTTTGACTTTGATGCCACTGTATCCATCACTCGATGATAAGCTAGAATTGAGGAATACCAGTTCAAGGCCGTTAAAGCAGACTATCAAGACGAACATCAATGCTAAGGCCCCATCAACTTCAACCTCTTCTCTTCCACTCTCCAAATTGAAATCTTTCGATGTACACAACATTGAGGGGTTGGACACTCACACGCTAGATGAGTGCCTGCAACATCTCACCAGCCTCAAAAGATTAACAATAGGAGATTGCAAGGAGGTTGATTTAGAGGGCATTCAATGGGAACCCCTTAAGAATCTCCCTCATTTGGAGATTGATAATATTCCAAAGCTGGTGTCTCTCCCCATTTGGCTTCAACATCTTGTTcaattgaaaacattaaaaattcgTAACTGCAATGGATTGAGGTCACTGCTTCCTGTGTTCCAACAGCTCACTTTCCTTGAAGTGTTTGAAGTCAAGAACTGCAAGGAGCTGGAGTTATCTGGAGCTGGCATCCAAATATTCCAAGATCATACAAGCCTACGCTCTCTATGGCTGCAAAATATTCCAAAGTGTCGTCATCTTCCGGAGTGGCTTCAACATTTAACAAATCTGCAACGGCTTTATCTCTTTAATTTGCCCAATTTAACATCTCTTCCGGACGAGATGAGTTGCCTAACCAGTTTGAAGTATTTACAAATAATAGAAATTCCTCAGTTGGAGGAAAGATGTCGGAAGGACATTGGCACTGATTGGCAAAAGATTGCTCACATCCCCAACATTTGGATGTTTTAG
- the LOC128034656 gene encoding uncharacterized protein LOC128034656 isoform X1 → MLPNQPILLTAFGDGDSEDTIRCTLIHQVINQLPIPGNQGSFQILMQSPFPTRHNIPSLTTSRTLQRLLQVNEGTFPLRRVIALAFCLEFDSVWEASTTSLSTTVSRDVLGLGCYCGGCKGLGWYDGLYRGLAL, encoded by the exons ATGCTTCCAAACCAACCGATCCTCCTGACCGCATTCGGAGACGGGGATAGTGAAGATACGATCCGCTGTACTCTCATCCACCAGGTCATAAACCAGCTCCCTATCCCAG GTAACCAGGGATCATTCCAGATATTGATGCAATCACCCTTTCCAACCCGCCACAACATCCCTTCCCTGACTACCTCACGAACATTACAGAGACTCCTCCAGGTAAACGAGGG AACCTTTCCACTACGAAGAGTTATTGCACTTGCATTCTGCCTAGAATTCGACTCTGTCTGGGAAG CATCGACGACAAGTCTTTCCACAACAGTTTCTAGAGATGTGCTCGGCTTGGGTTGTTATTGTGGTGGTTGCAAAGGTCTCGGTTGGTATGATGGATTATATCGAGGATTAGCTTTGTAA
- the LOC128034656 gene encoding uncharacterized protein LOC128034656 isoform X2, producing the protein MLPNQPILLTAFGDGDSEDTIRCTLIHQVINQLPIPGNQGSFQILMQSPFPTRHNIPSLTTSRTLQRLLQNLSTTKSYCTCILPRIRLCLGSIDDKSFHNSF; encoded by the exons ATGCTTCCAAACCAACCGATCCTCCTGACCGCATTCGGAGACGGGGATAGTGAAGATACGATCCGCTGTACTCTCATCCACCAGGTCATAAACCAGCTCCCTATCCCAG GTAACCAGGGATCATTCCAGATATTGATGCAATCACCCTTTCCAACCCGCCACAACATCCCTTCCCTGACTACCTCACGAACATTACAGAGACTCCTCCAG AACCTTTCCACTACGAAGAGTTATTGCACTTGCATTCTGCCTAGAATTCGACTCTGTCTGGGAAG CATCGACGACAAGTCTTTCCACAACAGTTTCTAG
- the LOC105761337 gene encoding putative disease resistance RPP13-like protein 1, protein MSVIGEAALSVFLELLGAKLLNSALNFVADHKHLRQKLEQWQSVLPDIQAVLTDAEEKQIKNEGVKKWLDDLQDLAYDVDDILDEFAYEELRLKLQKTQSQASTSKVRKLIPTCCTNSNFTPTSFLFKNSMIPKVKDITARLNNLTTRRSSLGLSDILSQVPTSKGKQPRLQPTSVVDGSVEYVGRLEEKTEMIELLKGDNFNGVSVLSIVGLGGMGKTTLAQLVYNDATINECFDLKAWVCVSDYFDAIAITKAILQSITSESCDYSNLDLLQVKLKEKLLGKRFLLVLDDIWNENYNDWTILRSPFGAGTNIIVTTRLQIVSSIVYPLKAFHLDKLSDDDCLSIFTQHALKARNFDAHLQFKEIGEKFVTRCKGLPLAAKAIGSLLRTVKYHREWKRIYESEIWNLPEEHCGIIPALRLSYHHLPSYLKRCFAYCSILPKDYEFKEEEIILLWRAEGLLQQKAMPQNNDLGNQYFQDLLSRSFFQKSSKDESRFVMHDLINDLAQVVAGDICSKLEGNKQQKFSNRTRHSSYVISRFDTMKKFEAFNQVKSLRTFLPLGLSGAHLTNVVLVDLLPRLGYLRVLSLSGYRITELPDIFENLKHLRYLNLSGTLIKCLPDSLCTLYHLETLLLKMCFKLQKLPSKMGNLVKLYYLDIRGANLIEKMPFGIDQLTNLQRLSDFIVGKGDGHHIKELKYLSNLKGDFRLSGLENVNGQDAGEAKLNEKQGIDRLVLHWSKKFEKDSRNKEDEEWVLDSLCPPKELEQLVIENYGGAKFSTWIADSSFENMLSLELRNCKNCKSLPSIARLSLLKDLLIGGLDEIHKIGVEFFGAYQSNAFTSLETLCFESMPNWEEWDPCEGDEKASKFPSLRELSIKECPHLLGRLPTHLQSLQKLVIYECRRLVVSISSFSSLCELSIEGCEELVDEGPSSAEAVTFLKSVSLQNISKFDISAEKALLRFANSENFNISHWKELKSLSQNGLSLVGHRFITIADCPQLVSLETEERLQLDKIPGVESLEIVACERLNRLPEVLHAFTFLTRIKLLRCQGLVCFAESDFPPALKELSIWSCKNLQYLVRGKENNHKSMSSNTSLLEHLEILFCPSLIWLSSRGDICNRLQHLHIDGCSKLSSLFLNAKLPVMLKYLNIWCCPVLECIAQHFYECNNLETIHIGYVQNIKSLPRGLDKLSHLQKIEFEACPSLVSFEENVLPTTNLRVLLIAFCKNFRALPKCINNFTSLRELKVSNCSVGISFPEEGFPTNLTSLQISKAPRIYTSLVEWGLNRLTSLQELEISGEGCSSVKTFPEEGIGMTLPPSLTSICIQDFENLEFMCSKGFQHLTSLQKLLICNCPKLTSLPEKDTLLSLEHLCISGCPLLDEGCSRGKGREWSKIAHIPYVRLIKKVMPRELD, encoded by the coding sequence ATGTCTGTCATTGGAGAGGCTGCTCTTTCTGTGTTTTTGGAGCTGTTGGGGGCCAAGTTGCTCAACTCTGCACTCAACTTTGTGGCTGATCATAAGCATCTCCGCCAGAAGCTCGAGCAGTGGCAGTCCGTATTGCCCGATATCCAAGCAGTGTTAACCGATGCTGAGGAGAAGCAGATCAAGAACGAGGGTGTGAAGAAATGGTTGGACGACCTCCAGGATTTGGCTTACGATGTGGATGACATCTTGGACGAGTTCGCTTATGAAGAGTTACGTCTGAAGCTCCAAAAAACTCAATCTCAAGCCAGCACTAGCAAGGTACGGAAACTCATTCCTACCTGCTGTACCAATAGTAATTTTACTCCCACTTCGTTTCTGTTTAAGAATTCCATGATTCCCAAGGTCAAAGATATCACAGCTAGACTAAATAATTTGACTACTCGGAGAAGTAGTTTGGGGTTGAGCGACATCTTATCTCAAGTTCCAACATCCAAGGGAAAGCAACCCAGGCTGCAACCAACTTCCGTTGTGGATGGATCTGTGGAGTATGTCGGTAGACTCGAGGAGAAGACAGAAATGATTGAGTTGCTCAAAGGTGATAACTTCAATGGAGTTTCAGTCCTTTCCATCGTCGGCCTGGGAGGGATGGGTAAAACAACTCTTGCTCAGCTTGTTTACAATGATGCCACCATCAACGAGTGTTTTGATCTCAAGGCTTGGGTATGTGTTTCTGATTACTTTGATGCAATTGCTATAACAAAGGCAATTTTACAGTCCATCACTTCTGAGTCATGTGATTACAGTAACTTGGATTTACTTCAAGTTAAGTTGAAGGAGAAGTTGTTGGGGAAAAGATTCTTGCTTGTTCTAGATGACATTTGGAACGAGAATTATAATGATTGGACCATCTTACGGTCTCCGTTTGGAGCAGGGACCAATATCATTGTAACCACTCGTCTTCAAATCGTTTCATCTATTGTGTATCCGCTCAAAGCTTTTCATTTGGATAAACTATCCGATGATGATTGTTTATCCATATTTACACAGCATGCATTAAAAGCAAGAAATTTCGATGCACATCTCCAATTTAAAGAAATTGGAGAGAAATTTGTTACAAGGTGCAAAGGCTTACCTTTGGCCGCAAAAGCCATTGGAAGCTTGCTACGCACAGTTAAGTATCATCGAGAATGGAAAAGAATATATGAAAGTGAGATATGGAACTTACCAGAAGAGCACTGTGGCATAATTCCAGCTTTGCGATTAAGCTACCATCATCTTCCCTCATACTTGAAACGATGTTTTGCATATTGCTCCATACTTCCTAAAGATTATGAATTTAAGGAAGAAGAAATTATCTTGTTATGGAGAGCAGAAGGTCTCTTGCAACAAAAAGCTATGCCTCAAAATAATGATCTTggaaatcaatattttcaagatCTACTGTCGAGGTCATTTTTTCAGAAATCTAGTAAAGATGAATCACGGTTTGTAATGCATGACCTTATCAATGATTTAGCACAAGTAGTTGCTGGAGATATATGCTCCAAATTGGAGGGTAATAAACAACAAAAGTTCTCAAATCGCACTCGACATTCTTCTTATGTTATCAGCCGATTTGACACAATGAAGAAGTTCGAAGCATTTAATCAAGTGAAATCATTACGTACATTTCTACCTTTAGGGTTGTCAGGGGCTCATTTAACTAATGTTGTCTTGGTTGATTTGTTGCCAAGACTTGGGTACCTAAGGGTGCTTTCTTTGAGTGGGTATCGGATCACTGAGTTGcctgatatttttgaaaatttaaaacatcTTCGCTACTTAAATTTGTCTGGCACCTTAATCAAATGCCTGCCCGATTCTTTGTGCACTCTTTACCATTTGgaaacattattattaaaaatgtgtTTCAAGCTTCAAAAGTTACCCTCGAAGATGGGAAATCTTGTCAAGTTGTATTATCTTGATATCAGAGGTGCGAACTTAATAGAAAAGATGCCTTTCGGAATCGATCAGCTAACCAATCTTCAAAGATTGTCTGATTTTATTGTAGGGAAAGGTGATGGACATCATATCAAAGAATTGAAATATTTGTCGAACCTCAAAGGTGATTTTCGTCTTTCTGGGTTGGAGAATGTTAATGGTCAAGATGCAGGGGAAGCCAAGTTAAATGAGAAGCAGGGGATTGATCGATTGGTATTGCATTGGAGtaaaaaatttgagaaggatTCAAGGAATAAAGAGGATGAAGAATGGGTGTTGGACTCTCTTTGTCCTCCAAAAGAGCTTGAGCAACTCGTCATTGAGAATTATGGTGGTGCAAAATTTTCTACTTGGATAGCAGATTCTTCCTTCGAGAATATGTTGTCATTGGAACTTCGCAACTGTAAAAATTGCAAATCCCTACCATCAATTGCAAGGTTGTCATTGTTAAAAGACCTTTTGATTGGTGGTTTGGATGAGATACATAAGATTGGTGTTGAGTTTTTTGGAGCATATCAATCGAATGCATTTACGTCATTAGAGACTCTATGTTTTGAGAgtatgccaaactgggaagagTGGGACCCATGTGAAGGTGATGAGAAAGCTTCGAAATTCCCCAGCCTTCGTGAGCTTTCAATCAAAGAATGTCCTCACTTGTTGGGAAGGTTGCCAACCCATCTTCAATCCTTGCAGAAACTTGTGATCTATGAGTGTAGAAGGCTGGTAGtttcaatttcaagtttttCGTCTCTGTGTGAATTAAGCATTGAAGGGTGTGAAGAATTGGTGGATGAAGGCCCTTCTTCTGCAGAGGCAGTTACCTTTTTGAAATCTGTGTCTCTGCAAAACATTTCAAAGTTTGATATTTCAGCAGAGAAGGCATTGTTGAGATTTGCAaactcagaaaattttaacatctcTCATTGGAAAGAGTTGAAATCGTTATCGCAAAATGGGTTAAGCTTAGTTGGGCATCGTTTTATTACGATTGCAGACTGTCCCCAATTGGTCTCTTTGGAAACAGAGGAGAGATTGCAACTTGACAAGATTCCAGGTGTTGAATCTCTCGAAATAGTGGCTTGTGAAAGGCTCAATAGACTACCAGAAGTCTTACATGCTTTCACATTCCTTACAAGAATAAAACTTTTAAGGTGTCAAGGCTTAGTTTGTTTTGCTGAGAGTGACTTTCCTCCTGCTTTGAAAGAGCTGAGCATTTGGAGTTGcaaaaatttacaatatttggttcgtggaaaagaaaataatcataAGAGTATGAGTAGCAACACTAGTCTTCTTGAGCACTTAGAAATACTATTCTGCCCATCTCTAATATGGCTATCATCAAGGGGAGATATCTGCAATCGGCTTCAACATCTCCACATTGACGGTTGTTCAAAGCTAAGTAGCTTATTTTTAAATGCCAAGTTACCCGTAATGCTTAAATACCTCAATATTTGGTGTTGTCCAGTGTTGGAATGCATAGCTCAACATTTCTATGAATGCAACAATCTTGAAACTATTCATATTGGGTatgttcaaaatattaaatCCTTACCAAGAGGATTGGACAAACTCAGCCATCTTCAAAAGATTGAATTTGAAGCCTGCCCAAGTCTGGTTTCATTTGAAGAAAATGTGTTGCCCACCACAAATCTCAGAGTTCTCTTAATTGcgttttgtaaaaattttagagCCCTTCCCAAGTGCATCAACAACTTCACCTCCCTTCGAGAATTAAAGGTGTCAAACTGTTCGGTTGGCATATCCTTTCCAGAAGAGGGTTTCCCTACCAACCTCACATCGCTTCAAATCTCAAAAGCACCTAGAATTTATACATCACTTGTTGAATGGGGATTAAACAGACTCACCTCTCTTCAAGAACTCGAAATCAGTGGTGAAGGATGCTCAAGTGTCAAGACGTTTCCTGAAGAAGGGATAGGAATGACGCTGCCTCCTTCTCTCACATCTATCTGCATTCAAGATTTTGAGAATTTGGAATTCATGTGCTCCAAGGGCTTTCAACACCTCACCTCTCTTCAAAAATTGCTCATTTGCAATTGTCCTAAGCTCACATCTCTTCCGGAAAAAGATACGCTTCTCTCGCTTGAGCATCTATGTATTAGTGGTTGCCCGTTGCTAGACGAAGGGTGCAGTAGGGGTAAAGGACGAGAGTGGTCCAAGATTGCCCACATACCTTATGTTAGACTTATTAAAAAAGTCATGCCGAGGGAATTAGATTGA